Proteins co-encoded in one Natronorubrum daqingense genomic window:
- a CDS encoding NAD(+)/NADH kinase yields the protein MDLEWPRNEQAVVGVVSSGADALPLGDTINASDDVTTIRDDVESVLAAEPTLVVADGESSLSALARAEPSVPVLPVGDVSGVDAVSPTALPGALEAIANGDATLTELAVVDVRVEPKGDDVSPSRDADSSIERGDGDDRADSIGNTTAPAATVGEDSTRALFDVTLVTDEPARISEYGLSSRGETVDTIRADGLVVATAAGTSGYASALETPQLSTAVDAVAVAPIAPFATQARRWILPTDDLGLTVERDDGDVSLVVDDRVVQTVGVDDRIRLSVDSTLSTVVVPADVPTV from the coding sequence ATGGACCTCGAGTGGCCCAGGAACGAGCAGGCGGTCGTCGGAGTCGTCTCGTCGGGAGCCGACGCACTTCCGCTCGGCGACACGATCAACGCCAGCGACGACGTGACGACGATCCGCGACGACGTAGAGAGCGTTCTCGCCGCAGAGCCGACACTCGTCGTCGCCGACGGAGAGTCGTCTCTCTCAGCCCTCGCGCGCGCCGAACCGTCCGTCCCCGTCTTACCCGTCGGCGACGTTTCCGGGGTCGACGCCGTTTCGCCGACAGCGCTGCCTGGCGCACTCGAGGCGATCGCCAACGGGGATGCGACCCTCACAGAACTGGCAGTGGTCGACGTGAGGGTCGAACCGAAAGGTGACGACGTGAGTCCGAGCCGTGACGCCGACTCGTCGATCGAGCGCGGTGATGGAGACGACCGCGCGGATTCGATCGGGAACACTACCGCCCCGGCCGCGACTGTCGGCGAGGACTCGACTCGAGCCCTCTTCGACGTGACGCTCGTCACCGACGAACCGGCACGGATCTCCGAGTACGGTCTCTCGAGTCGCGGCGAGACGGTCGATACGATTCGGGCGGACGGTCTCGTCGTCGCCACCGCAGCCGGCACGTCCGGGTACGCCAGTGCGCTCGAGACGCCACAGTTGTCCACGGCCGTCGATGCTGTTGCGGTTGCACCGATTGCCCCGTTCGCGACCCAAGCCCGACGCTGGATACTGCCGACGGACGACCTCGGACTGACGGTCGAGCGAGATGACGGTGACGTGAGTCTCGTCGTCGACGACCGCGTCGTTCAGACTGTTGGCGTCGACGACCGCATACGACTCAGCGTCGACTCGACGCTGTCGACGGTGGTCGTTCCAGCCGACGTCCCGACCGTCTAA
- a CDS encoding adenylosuccinate synthase, whose product MTVTIVGSQLGDEGKGGVVDLYGDAADVVARYQGGDNAGHTVVHDGEKYKLSLVPSGAVRGKIGVLGNGCVINPRTLFDEILTLEEKGLSPDVRVAERAHVILPFHRVLDGIEEDVKSEDDQEVGTTGRGIGPTYEDKAGRRGVRVGDLLDPETLRERLEYVVPQKKALIEDVYGADVSDLENPEAFDVDALFEEFSEIGERLADQNMTVNASAFLTDAMERGETVMFEGAQGTIIDIDHGNYPYVTSSNPTAGGAAVGTGLSPNVIADGEIIGIVKAYLTRVGSGPLPTELGGVEGDTPGYDTQGDGENEELATYIREEGGEYGTVTGRPRRVGWLDMPMLRHSARVNGFTGLAVNHIDVLAGLDEVKVGHSYDLDGEELLAMPPTTEEWGRCEANLRTFDGWDEVDWAEVAAEGYGAIPENARTYLEYLSDELEAPIYAVGVGPGREETVVVENPYE is encoded by the coding sequence ATGACCGTCACAATCGTCGGGTCGCAACTCGGCGACGAAGGCAAGGGTGGCGTCGTCGACCTGTATGGCGACGCTGCCGATGTCGTCGCCCGGTATCAGGGCGGAGACAACGCCGGGCATACCGTCGTTCACGACGGTGAGAAGTACAAGCTATCGCTCGTTCCGTCGGGTGCCGTTCGGGGGAAGATCGGCGTCCTCGGCAACGGCTGTGTAATCAACCCGCGGACGCTGTTCGACGAAATCTTGACGCTCGAGGAGAAAGGGCTCTCTCCGGACGTTCGGGTCGCAGAGCGCGCTCACGTCATCCTGCCGTTCCACCGCGTCCTCGATGGCATCGAAGAGGATGTCAAGAGCGAAGATGACCAGGAAGTCGGCACGACCGGGCGCGGCATTGGCCCAACCTACGAGGACAAAGCCGGCCGCCGCGGCGTCCGCGTCGGCGACCTGCTCGACCCCGAAACTCTGCGCGAACGCCTCGAGTACGTCGTCCCACAGAAGAAGGCGCTCATCGAAGATGTCTACGGCGCGGACGTCTCGGATCTCGAGAATCCGGAGGCGTTCGACGTCGACGCACTCTTCGAAGAGTTCAGCGAAATCGGCGAGCGCCTCGCCGACCAGAACATGACCGTCAACGCCAGCGCGTTCCTTACGGACGCGATGGAACGCGGCGAGACCGTCATGTTCGAGGGCGCACAGGGGACGATTATCGATATCGACCACGGGAACTACCCCTACGTTACGTCCTCGAACCCGACCGCGGGCGGCGCAGCAGTCGGCACGGGACTGAGCCCGAACGTCATTGCTGACGGCGAGATCATCGGTATCGTCAAGGCCTACCTCACGCGCGTCGGCAGCGGGCCGCTCCCGACCGAACTCGGCGGCGTCGAAGGCGACACGCCCGGATACGATACGCAAGGCGACGGCGAGAACGAAGAACTCGCGACGTACATCCGCGAGGAAGGCGGCGAGTACGGCACCGTCACCGGCCGTCCGCGCCGCGTCGGGTGGCTCGACATGCCAATGCTTCGCCACTCCGCGCGCGTCAACGGCTTCACCGGACTCGCAGTCAACCACATCGACGTGCTCGCCGGGCTGGACGAAGTGAAAGTCGGCCACAGCTACGACCTTGATGGTGAGGAGCTGCTCGCGATGCCCCCAACGACCGAAGAGTGGGGCCGCTGCGAGGCGAATCTCCGTACGTTCGACGGCTGGGACGAGGTCGACTGGGCTGAAGTCGCCGCCGAGGGCTACGGCGCCATCCCCGAAAACGCCCGCACCTACCTCGAGTATCTCAGCGACGAACTCGAGGCACCGATCTATGCGGTTGGCGTCGGTCCGGGCCGTGAGGAAACCGTCGTCGTCGAGAACCCATACGAGTAA
- a CDS encoding HalOD1 output domain-containing protein — translation MTDSPHRDRRPDGGSEVVVEEKSSESTSQAILRGISTLEDTGYSDLEVLYESVGPEPLNELIRHSRRQNCSVSVTFRYEGYNILVTTSGEITITDT, via the coding sequence ATGACTGACTCCCCCCACCGTGACCGACGACCGGATGGCGGATCGGAAGTCGTCGTCGAGGAAAAGTCGAGTGAGTCGACGTCTCAGGCCATCCTCCGTGGGATTTCGACACTGGAGGACACTGGCTATTCCGACCTCGAGGTCCTCTACGAGAGTGTCGGCCCAGAACCGTTAAACGAATTGATACGACACTCCCGACGCCAGAACTGCTCTGTCTCAGTTACGTTCAGGTACGAAGGTTATAATATTTTAGTGACAACAAGTGGCGAGATAACGATTACAGACACGTAA
- a CDS encoding methytransferase partner Trm112, with amino-acid sequence MKESLLEILCCPLDKHELELEDAEYETGEDDSEEIIDGTLVCEECGERYPLEDGIPNLLPPDMREESPA; translated from the coding sequence ATGAAGGAGTCGTTGCTGGAAATTCTCTGTTGTCCGCTCGACAAACACGAACTGGAACTCGAGGACGCCGAGTACGAAACCGGCGAAGACGACAGCGAGGAGATCATCGACGGAACGCTCGTCTGCGAAGAGTGTGGTGAACGATACCCCCTCGAAGACGGTATTCCAAACCTGCTTCCACCGGATATGCGCGAGGAGTCCCCGGCCTAA
- a CDS encoding DUF7524 family protein — translation MSQEVTVHVNRGSTDSLEAAVSTLETRGSFNLLLDGHERPAHVHCRLHGDLERIATLETSNYYVETEGETVVPVHVAAENLEAPIEGQLEVVTGYGSETVTVPVVVKPAPGPVDVDESLAEPANPTPEPSTLERVLTVSGLDPATLAVVALGLVAIGIATVTAATVGGTLSMIGVGIVAVGFCVALVLLVR, via the coding sequence GTGTCCCAGGAGGTCACCGTTCACGTCAATCGCGGGTCCACAGATTCCCTCGAGGCAGCCGTCAGTACTCTCGAGACGCGTGGCTCGTTCAACCTGCTACTCGACGGACACGAACGACCCGCACACGTCCACTGTCGTCTACACGGGGACCTCGAGCGAATCGCCACGCTGGAGACGTCGAACTATTACGTCGAGACCGAGGGCGAAACGGTCGTCCCCGTTCACGTCGCTGCGGAGAATCTCGAGGCCCCAATCGAGGGGCAACTCGAGGTCGTCACGGGTTACGGTTCCGAGACGGTCACAGTCCCCGTCGTCGTCAAACCCGCACCGGGGCCGGTCGACGTCGACGAGTCACTCGCCGAACCGGCCAACCCGACACCGGAGCCATCCACACTCGAGCGTGTCCTCACGGTGAGTGGGCTCGATCCGGCGACTCTCGCCGTCGTCGCCCTCGGGCTCGTCGCCATCGGAATCGCGACGGTAACGGCAGCGACGGTCGGTGGAACGCTTTCGATGATCGGCGTCGGGATCGTCGCCGTTGGCTTTTGTGTCGCACTCGTTTTGTTGGTTCGATAG
- a CDS encoding acyl-CoA mutase large subunit family protein: MYDDEDLEAIRESGEKWETDTLDPVLERHGERQEDFATVSNIDVDRLYTPEDVADLDYLEDLGFPGEEPYTRGPYPTMYRGRTWTMRQFAGFGTAEETNERFHYLIDEGQTGLSVAFDMPTLMGLDSDDRMSEGEIGKEGVAVDTLRDMEILFDGIDLEEISTSFTINPSAPVIYAMYVAMADQQGVPRENIRGTLQNDMFKEFIAQKEWVVPPEPSLDLVTDVLEFSTEETPQFHPISVSGYHIREAGSTAVQELAFTLADGFAYVEDAMERGLAVDEFAPRLSFFFNCHNSFFEEIAKYRAARRIYARVMDEWYDAQRDESKRLKFHTQTAGQSLTAQQPMNNVVRVTIQALAGVLGGTQSLHTNSFDEALALPSEDAVRVALRTQQIIAEESGAADIVDPMGGSFAVEALTDETEERTMRYLTEIREMGEGSMRDGVLKGIDDGYFLREIQDASYEYQERVERGEEVVVGVNEFTLEEDTSPETLKIDETTAERQLERLEQVKAQRDDAAVEDALEELQRTIDRGENTIPVLVEAVKAYATVGEIMQVFEDEHGAYSEEIGLA, from the coding sequence ATGTACGACGACGAGGACCTCGAGGCGATTCGAGAGTCTGGCGAGAAGTGGGAGACTGACACGCTCGACCCGGTCCTCGAGCGTCACGGTGAACGACAGGAAGACTTCGCGACCGTCTCGAATATCGACGTGGACCGTCTGTACACGCCCGAGGATGTCGCCGACCTCGACTACCTCGAGGACCTGGGCTTTCCGGGCGAGGAACCCTACACTCGCGGCCCCTACCCGACGATGTACCGCGGGCGCACGTGGACGATGCGTCAATTCGCCGGTTTCGGGACCGCAGAAGAGACCAACGAGCGATTTCACTACCTGATCGACGAGGGACAGACCGGACTCTCGGTCGCGTTCGACATGCCGACGCTCATGGGACTCGACTCGGACGACCGCATGAGCGAGGGCGAGATCGGCAAAGAGGGCGTCGCGGTCGATACGCTGCGGGATATGGAGATCCTCTTCGACGGTATCGACCTCGAGGAGATCTCGACTTCGTTTACGATCAACCCCTCCGCGCCGGTGATCTACGCGATGTACGTCGCGATGGCGGACCAGCAGGGAGTTCCCCGCGAGAACATCCGCGGCACCCTCCAGAACGACATGTTCAAGGAGTTCATCGCCCAGAAGGAGTGGGTCGTTCCACCGGAGCCGTCCCTCGACCTCGTGACGGACGTCCTCGAGTTCAGCACCGAAGAGACGCCGCAATTCCACCCCATTTCGGTCTCCGGGTACCACATCCGTGAGGCGGGCTCCACGGCCGTGCAAGAACTCGCCTTCACGCTCGCCGACGGCTTCGCGTACGTCGAGGACGCGATGGAGAGAGGGCTCGCCGTCGACGAGTTCGCACCGCGCCTGTCCTTTTTCTTCAACTGCCACAACTCCTTTTTCGAGGAAATCGCCAAGTACCGGGCTGCCAGGCGGATCTACGCCCGCGTGATGGACGAGTGGTACGACGCGCAGCGAGACGAATCGAAGCGCCTGAAGTTCCACACGCAGACCGCGGGCCAATCGCTGACGGCCCAACAACCGATGAACAACGTCGTTCGAGTGACGATTCAGGCGCTCGCGGGCGTCCTCGGCGGGACGCAGTCCCTGCACACGAACAGTTTCGACGAGGCCCTCGCCCTCCCCTCCGAGGATGCGGTCCGAGTCGCACTCCGCACCCAGCAGATCATCGCCGAGGAGTCGGGTGCCGCAGACATCGTCGATCCGATGGGCGGCAGTTTCGCGGTCGAGGCCCTCACCGACGAAACCGAAGAGCGAACGATGCGCTACTTGACGGAGATCCGCGAGATGGGTGAAGGTTCCATGCGCGACGGCGTCCTGAAGGGAATCGACGACGGCTACTTCCTCCGCGAGATTCAGGACGCCTCCTACGAGTACCAAGAACGCGTCGAGCGCGGCGAGGAGGTCGTCGTCGGCGTCAACGAGTTCACCCTCGAGGAAGACACCAGCCCCGAAACGCTCAAGATCGACGAGACGACGGCCGAACGCCAACTCGAGCGCCTCGAGCAGGTCAAAGCCCAGCGAGACGACGCGGCCGTCGAGGACGCACTCGAGGAACTCCAACGAACGATCGACCGCGGTGAAAACACCATTCCGGTGCTCGTCGAGGCCGTGAAAGCGTACGCAACGGTGGGCGAGATCATGCAGGTTTTCGAGGACGAACACGGCGCGTACAGCGAGGAGATCGGACTCGCGTAA
- a CDS encoding M28 family peptidase, with translation MTAWISEVFTSDVGWNHLETLVDLETRMAGSDGEQVAAERTRDALEEVGARNARLESFEIQGWTRGDSSIGAGETTQECIALPRSPSAQVTAPLVDLGYGLPEDFAEADLEGTIVMVRSDIPSHYERYIHRREKYYNAVESGAVGFVYRNHVEGCLPPTGSVGTEDDPIGEIPAVGVSSETGARLARRFDGDEIELTIDADIHAAESQNVHAELGPETDERVLVTSHVDAHDIAEGALDNGAGTAMVLEIANALAAREDDLETRVEFVAYGAEEVGLVGSAYHAETTDHDTIAAIVNNDGVVRDRTLSLTTHGFDDLEAAADEIAARYGHPIETVPKLGPHSDHWPFVQWGVPGYHVKSTSDDVGRGWGHTFADTFEKLEQRTLREQAILLTDLTVHLARESVDVDRRSPEEIAGDLETQNLAEGMRRTGDWPYDE, from the coding sequence ATGACAGCGTGGATTAGCGAAGTCTTCACGAGTGACGTCGGCTGGAACCACCTCGAGACGCTCGTCGACCTCGAGACCAGAATGGCGGGTAGCGACGGCGAGCAAGTCGCAGCCGAACGAACGCGAGACGCGCTCGAGGAGGTAGGGGCACGAAACGCCCGCCTCGAGTCGTTCGAAATTCAGGGCTGGACGCGCGGCGACAGTTCGATCGGGGCCGGCGAGACGACGCAGGAGTGTATCGCCCTTCCCCGAAGTCCGTCCGCACAGGTCACGGCACCGCTGGTCGATCTCGGCTACGGACTGCCCGAGGACTTCGCTGAGGCCGATCTCGAGGGCACGATCGTCATGGTGCGAAGCGACATTCCGAGCCACTACGAGCGCTACATTCACCGTCGAGAGAAGTACTACAACGCCGTCGAGAGCGGTGCCGTCGGCTTCGTCTACCGGAATCACGTCGAAGGGTGTCTCCCACCGACGGGGAGCGTGGGGACCGAAGACGATCCGATCGGCGAGATTCCGGCCGTCGGCGTCTCGAGCGAGACCGGCGCGCGATTGGCTCGTCGGTTCGACGGCGACGAAATCGAACTGACGATCGACGCCGATATCCACGCGGCCGAGAGCCAGAACGTCCACGCCGAACTCGGCCCGGAGACGGACGAACGCGTCCTCGTGACGAGCCACGTGGACGCTCACGACATCGCGGAGGGGGCACTCGACAATGGGGCTGGAACGGCCATGGTACTCGAGATCGCGAACGCGCTCGCCGCGCGCGAAGACGACCTCGAGACGCGCGTCGAGTTCGTCGCCTACGGCGCGGAGGAGGTCGGCCTCGTCGGCTCTGCGTACCACGCCGAGACGACCGACCACGACACGATCGCGGCCATCGTCAACAACGACGGCGTCGTCCGCGATCGAACGCTCTCGCTTACCACCCACGGATTCGACGATCTCGAGGCTGCGGCGGACGAGATCGCCGCTCGGTACGGTCATCCGATCGAGACCGTTCCGAAACTCGGCCCTCACAGCGACCACTGGCCGTTCGTCCAGTGGGGCGTCCCCGGCTACCACGTCAAATCGACGTCCGATGACGTCGGTCGCGGCTGGGGACACACCTTCGCCGACACGTTCGAAAAACTCGAGCAGCGCACGCTTCGCGAACAGGCGATCTTACTGACCGATCTGACGGTCCACCTCGCGCGCGAATCCGTCGACGTCGACCGTCGTTCACCTGAGGAGATCGCGGGCGACCTCGAGACGCAGAACCTCGCAGAGGGTATGCGCCGAACCGGCGATTGGCCGTACGACGAGTAA
- a CDS encoding CbiX/SirB N-terminal domain-containing protein, which yields MQALVIAAHGSHLNPDASDPTYAHADTVRETGAFDEVREAFWKEEPHFREVIRTLESEEVFVVPLFISEGYFTEQVIPRELRLEDWNPDKWDSDGTAASTVTLEATDVDKTVHYCGPVGTHDAMTDVIVQRAETVTEDSDVGAGFGLAVVGHGTERNENSAKAIEYHTERIREQGRFDEVEALFMDEEPEVDDVTDFFEAEDVVVVPLFIADGYHTQEDIPEDMGLTDDYRLGWDVPAEVDGHRIWYAGAVGTEGLMADVLLERAVDAGADVGDALEAVRNEVSLRDGGTSDSTSGPTTEAGD from the coding sequence ATGCAAGCGCTGGTTATTGCGGCGCACGGCTCACATCTGAACCCCGACGCCTCGGACCCGACGTACGCCCACGCAGACACCGTTCGGGAGACGGGTGCGTTCGACGAGGTTCGCGAGGCGTTCTGGAAGGAAGAACCGCACTTTCGAGAGGTGATCCGCACCCTCGAGTCCGAGGAAGTGTTCGTCGTCCCGCTGTTCATCAGCGAGGGCTACTTCACCGAACAAGTCATTCCTCGAGAGTTGCGACTCGAGGACTGGAACCCCGACAAGTGGGACTCCGACGGAACGGCCGCCTCCACCGTCACGCTCGAGGCAACCGACGTCGACAAGACGGTCCACTACTGCGGCCCGGTCGGCACGCACGACGCGATGACGGACGTAATCGTCCAGCGGGCTGAAACCGTCACCGAGGACTCCGACGTCGGTGCGGGGTTCGGCCTCGCAGTCGTCGGCCACGGCACCGAGCGCAACGAGAACTCGGCGAAGGCCATCGAGTACCACACCGAGCGAATTCGCGAGCAGGGCCGATTCGACGAAGTCGAGGCGTTGTTCATGGACGAAGAACCCGAAGTCGACGACGTTACCGACTTCTTCGAGGCCGAGGACGTCGTCGTCGTCCCCCTCTTCATCGCGGACGGCTACCACACCCAAGAGGACATCCCCGAAGACATGGGGCTGACCGACGATTACCGCCTCGGCTGGGACGTCCCGGCAGAAGTCGATGGCCACCGAATTTGGTACGCCGGCGCAGTCGGCACCGAAGGACTGATGGCCGACGTCCTTCTCGAGCGCGCCGTCGATGCCGGTGCAGACGTCGGCGACGCACTCGAGGCCGTTCGAAACGAGGTGTCGCTTCGGGACGGTGGCACATCCGACAGCACGAGCGGACCGACGACCGAGGCGGGGGACTGA
- a CDS encoding DR2241 family protein, with translation MDRTSPEFEAVLETVTDEERIAFDGLTIERDGDTYTVETPAGAQTGLERSDLPQALEPVSAYVTNWYYWQRTVGGEDTARRAFLRWCERAPIETEGTGADEPATSDASTYTNADDGTVAVPARDEALRDGIDREWGELVVTTRLVDDVDRPESERVYDCWHVADAGTDLAELEVYDDPRAARELATHDEDGRYRPLKTAPTLVSGWAFTGLSGAELVDTIGFFYPATVANWHREQRDALDVDHWAETADRQSGIYDVVDELPREAVEWMTEACCVDSQCLRRREWHFEEDDELAVDGGDGQFPCREPCSLVIAAARSWAILESEDEHTYELELTTSELNQLTEIVDAVADGRTDEIREADVNDGANRFRARYLRAKRFDDDGGFTARRRADETDAD, from the coding sequence GTGGATCGAACGTCACCCGAATTCGAAGCGGTCCTCGAGACCGTCACCGACGAGGAGCGTATCGCGTTCGACGGACTCACTATCGAACGCGACGGCGACACGTACACCGTCGAGACCCCCGCCGGCGCGCAGACGGGTCTCGAGCGATCGGATCTTCCCCAGGCACTCGAACCCGTCTCCGCGTACGTCACGAACTGGTACTACTGGCAACGGACGGTCGGCGGCGAGGACACCGCCCGGCGGGCGTTCCTCCGGTGGTGTGAACGAGCACCGATAGAGACTGAGGGTACCGGAGCTGACGAACCAGCCACCAGTGACGCGAGTACCTACACAAACGCCGACGATGGAACCGTCGCGGTCCCGGCGCGCGACGAGGCGCTTCGAGACGGGATCGACAGGGAGTGGGGCGAACTCGTCGTCACGACACGGCTCGTCGACGACGTCGACCGACCCGAGAGCGAACGCGTCTACGATTGTTGGCACGTAGCGGACGCCGGTACCGACCTCGCGGAACTCGAGGTCTATGACGACCCGCGTGCGGCACGGGAGCTCGCAACGCACGACGAGGACGGCCGCTATCGGCCGCTGAAAACGGCTCCAACGCTCGTCTCCGGGTGGGCGTTCACCGGCCTTTCGGGAGCCGAACTCGTCGACACGATCGGCTTCTTCTATCCCGCGACGGTCGCTAACTGGCATCGCGAGCAACGCGACGCGCTCGACGTCGACCACTGGGCCGAGACGGCAGACCGCCAGAGCGGTATCTACGACGTCGTCGACGAACTGCCACGCGAGGCCGTCGAGTGGATGACCGAAGCCTGCTGTGTCGACTCGCAGTGTCTTCGCCGACGCGAGTGGCACTTCGAGGAAGACGACGAACTCGCCGTCGACGGCGGCGACGGGCAGTTCCCGTGTCGAGAGCCGTGCTCGCTCGTGATCGCCGCCGCTCGATCGTGGGCCATCCTCGAGTCCGAAGACGAGCACACGTACGAACTCGAGTTGACGACGAGCGAGCTCAACCAGCTTACAGAGATCGTCGACGCCGTTGCCGACGGACGAACGGACGAAATACGCGAAGCGGACGTCAACGACGGCGCGAATCGATTCCGCGCACGATACCTTCGTGCCAAGCGATTCGACGACGATGGTGGATTCACAGCGCGGCGACGAGCAGACGAAACCGACGCCGACTAA
- a CDS encoding polyprenyl synthetase family protein has translation MRETLADWRPAIDDAIADLVPREIDAEYLESYFGEPTYEYDPYAVQRSLSTPLWDLLDRGGKRWRAVLFLVFVEGFGEDPAEYVHYACIPEILHNGTIIVDDVEDGATIRRGERALHHLYGQDIALNAGNALYFLPLKVLSDRADEIPADRRLEAFEMLMHELNRTHLGQGMDICWHNEHAIRATPEQYLEMCACKTGCLARIVARLAAILTDQPAEVEQAVATYAELTAVAFQIGDDILDVEHSLGRAGDFGKEFGNDIREGKQTLLVIHALQESAPDQAERLQHILSADSNTDEEVAEALSIIEDAGSLEYAREQALELSAQARAAVEELDFDEETTRKLREFTEFVIEREE, from the coding sequence ATGCGGGAGACGCTTGCCGACTGGCGCCCGGCTATCGACGACGCAATCGCCGATCTGGTCCCACGCGAGATCGACGCCGAGTACCTCGAGTCGTACTTCGGCGAACCGACGTACGAGTACGACCCATACGCCGTTCAGCGATCGCTCTCGACGCCACTGTGGGACTTGCTCGATCGAGGGGGGAAACGCTGGCGGGCCGTGCTCTTTCTCGTCTTCGTCGAGGGATTCGGCGAAGATCCCGCCGAGTACGTCCACTACGCTTGTATCCCCGAGATCCTCCACAACGGGACGATCATCGTCGACGACGTCGAAGACGGCGCGACGATCCGTCGGGGTGAACGAGCCCTCCACCACCTCTACGGGCAGGACATCGCCCTCAACGCGGGAAACGCATTGTACTTCCTGCCGCTGAAAGTCCTGAGCGACCGGGCGGACGAGATTCCAGCGGATCGTCGCCTCGAGGCCTTCGAGATGCTCATGCACGAACTCAATCGAACCCACCTCGGACAGGGAATGGACATCTGCTGGCACAACGAACACGCCATCCGCGCTACCCCCGAGCAGTACCTCGAGATGTGTGCGTGCAAGACAGGGTGTCTCGCGCGGATCGTTGCCCGCCTCGCAGCGATCCTCACCGACCAACCTGCCGAAGTCGAGCAGGCCGTCGCCACCTACGCTGAACTGACGGCCGTCGCCTTCCAGATCGGCGACGATATTCTCGACGTCGAACACTCGCTGGGCAGAGCCGGCGACTTCGGCAAGGAGTTCGGCAACGACATCCGCGAAGGAAAGCAAACGTTGCTGGTCATCCACGCTCTCCAGGAGAGCGCCCCCGATCAGGCCGAGCGTCTCCAGCACATTCTGAGTGCGGACTCTAACACCGACGAGGAAGTCGCGGAGGCCCTTTCGATCATCGAGGATGCGGGGAGTCTCGAGTACGCGCGCGAACAGGCTCTCGAACTCTCAGCACAGGCCCGCGCGGCGGTCGAGGAGCTCGATTTCGACGAAGAGACCACTCGAAAGCTCCGAGAGTTCACCGAGTTCGTGATCGAACGCGAGGAGTAG